The genomic segment CAAGTTTGATCAAAAGTTCGTTTTCTTTCGAATCTATGAGGGCATTTGTATCATGTCCACCGTAAGTTAAATACTCAAGTCTATTTATCAGGTTCCCCAACTCAAAAATGCCCTCACCCTTTCCACAGGCCTTGTCAGTCAGTCCTTTTAGCGCATCAAGAGCATCTAATAATGTATCGATAATTTCACCGGAGGGGTAAACTCTACTCTTTCTCATACTATCCAGAAGATCTTCCATATGGTGAGCCAGGGTAGTCATTTCTTGAAAGCCAACTGTTGCCGCATTGCCTTTGAGATTATGGGCAATTCTGAAAATGTCATCTAAACAGGTACGGTTGGAGGGGTCCTTTTCCAGGAATACTAGCTTACCTTCCAATTCCTGGAGTTGTTCAGTAGTTTCTTCTAAAAAAACCTCTATATAGGGAAGGGATTCTTCATTAAACATCGTCTCTAACACCTCACTTATTGACATTTGTTTGCTGAAGCTGTCTCCACATGCGGTACGGATCCAACACCAGTAGGATACTCCCATCTCCCAGTATGGCTGCCCCAGCAAAACAGGAATCAGAACCAAAATCTGCTGGAAGAGGTTTAAGCACAATATCCTCTTGACCCAGAAAATCATCTACAGCCAGCGCAAAGCCATTCGTCAAGATCACCAGACACAACTCTTCGTCACCGGTCTCTTTTTTGTCATCGTCAAAAAACTCACCTAAGAAAAACACCGGCACCAACTCGCCGCGAATAACCACAATCCTTTTTCCTTGCATGCTGGCAAGCTCACTAGAATGCACTTTAACCATCTCTCTAACATCTGCTATCGGCAATCCATATTTCCTGCCGTTCTGCACCACCAACAGAACGCGGGAAGTAGCCAAAGTAAGTGGAAGCTCCATTCTCACTCTGGTACCGGCTCCAGGACTCGTTTTTATCTTTATACTCCCTCCCAGACTGCGGACCGCTGCTCTAACCGCATCCATGCCTACCCCTCTACCCGAAACCTCTGTCACTTCTTCTGCCGTGCTGAACCCGGAAACAAAAAGAAACTCAAGTACCTGCTCCTCAGTCAAGGCCCCTGCTTCTTCCGCTGAAATAAGTCCTACCGAAATCGCTTTCTGTCGCACGTGCTCTACATCAATACCACGGCCGTCATCCTCTACCTCCAGTACTATTTTGTTTCCCTCCCTGAGAGCCCGGAGAGTTATTGTACCCTCGGCTCTTTTTCCCCGGTCCAACCTTTCTTCAGGAGGTTCAAGACCATGATCTATGGCATTGCGTACCAGGTGGACCATGGGCTCACCAATCGTCTCCATAACGGTCTTATCAATTTCCGTATCCTCTCCTTCCAACCGCAGTTCCACCTTTTTACCCAACTCCCTGGCCAGGTCACGCACCATCCGTGGGAACTTCTGAAAGATATAGCTGGCCGGAAGAAGTCTCATATTCATCACAGCATCTTGCAATTCACGGACTAACCTATCCAGCCCTGAATGCTGCTCTTTTAGCTCACTGGCTACTTCAGCCAGGCCGTATTCTTCCTCCACTTTCCTTGCTACATAAAGAAAAGCATTACACTTTACCACCAGTTCACCTGCCAGCGCCATCAGGTGGTCTATCTTAGTTTCATCCACCCGGATGCTTTTACTCGAGGTAGCAGGAATAGAAATTTTCATTCCTTCAGGTTTTTTAGGAGCAGGTACAAATGAAGTGCCTTCTTTTGCAACTAAACTCCTGGCCATTTTTTCTGCTGTATCCAGAAGTGAAAAAAGTTCCCTTTGCCATTCAGAATTTGGCTTTTTGAAAATTTCCTCAGCTTTCTTTAGCTCAAGTCTGTTAAAGTACATACCAATCCCCGCCAAAATTCTGGCTACTGAAATACAGTACCGTGAAAAATCTTCCCGACTACACACTTGCCCGAGGTATTCTCTTAACTGAGCTAGAATCAACTGTAAAACTTTCGTTTCCTCTTGATTTAACTGGATATCAAGAGAAAAAGCCGATTTTTCTTCCAACTGGAACGTCTTTTCTTCTTCATTGGAGATCCCTGGGCTGACATCTTCTAATCCAAAGCCAGGCTCACCTGTTTCCAAAAAGGCCGGACAAATAGTCAGACGTAGATCAGTCAAATCTCCTAAAACTTCAGCAAGCATATTTTCCAAAGCATCTGTGCTTAAATCAGAGCCAAGGTAAAAATGCATGGATAAGAAAGAGGGCATCTCAGTCTCTGAATCAACATCGTTTACCACAACGCGAATTACCTCTCCGCAGGAAGCCAGCTTTTCATAAATCGCTAGCAGATCAGGTGATTCAGCCGAAGCCTTCATCTCCAGGCTCACTTCATAAACACGCTTCCCAATTTCCATTTGATTAGCTGTTTCTGATATATGGGAAACATTGGTATGAGTGGTTTTGTGAAACAACTCTCCCAACTGCTCAATCTTTTTCCGACATGCTTCTTCGTCCACCTGTAGCCCCCCTTCTGCTTCTGCTTTTTCCACGACCTCCAGCAAAAACTCAAGAGTACTGATGACAATTTCGGCAAGCTGTTCCGATGCGGCAATCTCCCCTGTTTTTACCAGGTTTAGAACTCCCAACAGCCGTTCTGCCAATTCATTTAGTACCCCATATCCTTTGGTAATTTCTCCTAGAACTTTTATTTTTTCTAAAAGTTGCTCTAATGCCTGGCTGTCGGGATTATGAACCAGGGAAAGAGCTAAAAATCCAGTTTTGTCAAGAACTTCTTTGATTTTTTCTAAAATCTTATTCATCTTCACTTATTACCTCACTCCAGTAATAATCTTAGTTAGAAAAAGAAGCTTTTCTGGCTTTACTGGCTTTACTAAAAAGAGGTTAGCCCCAGCCCGGTAGCCTTGCAGACGGTCGCTGTCCTTTGCTTCCGTTGAGATGATTACCACCGGAACCCTAACTCCTCTTTCATCCTCTCTAAGCTGCCGCACCAGTTCGTAGCCGGACATCTTGGGCATGTTTATATCCACAATGAAAAGGTCATAATCGAACTTTACCGCCTTTTCCAATGCTTCGTAACCGTTGGCTGCATGATCTACAGTAAAACCGGCTTTGCTTAAGATTGAAGTGTAATAACTACAAACTGTAGACGAATCATCTGCCACCAGTACCCGTACGGACATTCTCCTTCACCTCACTTCTGATATATAATTGCATTCTTAAATTTCCTTAACCTAAAGATAGGAGTAATGCGACTCATGGATTCTGAGTGCCCTAGAAAGATGAAACCGCCTTTCCTCAGGGCTTCATAAAAGTAAAGGGCCACTTCTCTGCGCGAAGCATCGTCAAAGTAGATGAGAACATTGCGGCAGAAAATAACATCAAAGTCCGCCATCTTCCGCATATTTTCCCGATCTAGAAGGTTAAGCTGATAAAAGAATATCCGGCGGCGCAATTCGGAACATACCTCGAAATGTTCCCCTACCCGGTTAAAATAACGGGCAAGGTAAACCTCTGGAACATCTT from the Anoxybacter fermentans genome contains:
- a CDS encoding response regulator, which produces MSVRVLVADDSSTVCSYYTSILSKAGFTVDHAANGYEALEKAVKFDYDLFIVDINMPKMSGYELVRQLREDERGVRVPVVIISTEAKDSDRLQGYRAGANLFLVKPVKPEKLLFLTKIITGVR
- a CDS encoding chemotaxis protein CheA, which translates into the protein MNKILEKIKEVLDKTGFLALSLVHNPDSQALEQLLEKIKVLGEITKGYGVLNELAERLLGVLNLVKTGEIAASEQLAEIVISTLEFLLEVVEKAEAEGGLQVDEEACRKKIEQLGELFHKTTHTNVSHISETANQMEIGKRVYEVSLEMKASAESPDLLAIYEKLASCGEVIRVVVNDVDSETEMPSFLSMHFYLGSDLSTDALENMLAEVLGDLTDLRLTICPAFLETGEPGFGLEDVSPGISNEEEKTFQLEEKSAFSLDIQLNQEETKVLQLILAQLREYLGQVCSREDFSRYCISVARILAGIGMYFNRLELKKAEEIFKKPNSEWQRELFSLLDTAEKMARSLVAKEGTSFVPAPKKPEGMKISIPATSSKSIRVDETKIDHLMALAGELVVKCNAFLYVARKVEEEYGLAEVASELKEQHSGLDRLVRELQDAVMNMRLLPASYIFQKFPRMVRDLARELGKKVELRLEGEDTEIDKTVMETIGEPMVHLVRNAIDHGLEPPEERLDRGKRAEGTITLRALREGNKIVLEVEDDGRGIDVEHVRQKAISVGLISAEEAGALTEEQVLEFLFVSGFSTAEEVTEVSGRGVGMDAVRAAVRSLGGSIKIKTSPGAGTRVRMELPLTLATSRVLLVVQNGRKYGLPIADVREMVKVHSSELASMQGKRIVVIRGELVPVFFLGEFFDDDKKETGDEELCLVILTNGFALAVDDFLGQEDIVLKPLPADFGSDSCFAGAAILGDGSILLVLDPYRMWRQLQQTNVNK